ACCCGAATCTGtaacttctctctctatccCTACTACTCTTTATTTCCCCGGTCGGAGTATAATTAATTTAGCAGTTCTGATTGAAATAATTGTACTATTTGATTGATTGAAGTATGTGATGGTGTTGTTAAACGGAGGAGTTCCAATTGCATTTGCGGGTACAGAAGAAGCAGCTGCGTATGGAGAATTGATCTCAATTGGAGGACTTAGTCCTTCCGTTAATGGAAAATTAAGTTCTATTATTGCTGAAATTCTCCAAACTAAGCTTTCTATTGACAGTTCCAGATTCTACATTAAATTTTATGATGCGCAGGTATCAATTTTACTACATCTTTATTAATCCACTTTTAGTTCTATGCACGGCTGAGATAATATCATGATTTTTACTCATTTGATGATTTTTGCTCATTTCAAAATCCACTTTTAGTTCTATGCAAGGCTGAGATATTGTCATCATTTTTACtcttttgaagttttgatgatttttgctcatttcaaaattcacttTTAGTGCTAGGGTGTATAACAAAGGTGGAGAAATGTTGTGTTTAGTTCTTGTAGTTGATTAATGGATTGAATGGGATGATTAGGGTGTAATTCGTTTGGAGGCAACTTATGTTGGAAAGTTGAATTAAAATGTGAACTTTTTATGTTGTTTGCTTGGTAGATATTGATGATGCATTGGCCTTTTATGAGGCCATTTTGATGAAGCATGCCTGTTTATAGATTTGGGTTGTGCTTTTTAGCAGAATTTGGTTGTTTAGTACTCCGTATCAGTCACTTTGGTGTTTTGGGTTCATTCAGGTAATGAGCTATTTGGCTCGGGTTTGAGCTCGGGTTTTGTTTGTGTTGCTATCAGGGTGGGTCATTCACTATTCAGGTCTATTGTTTACTAGGTTTCCACTGATACTATGTAAATCCTGTTTTTGTGAATAAGGGTTTGTCTATTTAACGCAGCGTCTGGGAAGGTCCAAATGTACACATTTTTATTGGGCGAGTAGccaaaattataattaaaaggGAAGAAAGTGGAAAACACCTCCACTAAACAACAGAAGACCTTCAGAAAATACAACAAATTTCAGACAACAAAAACCAGTAGAAATTCCCCAGTTCCACAAAGCATACTTCCTCTCCATCCATATCCTGTAAAGTGTTGCACCATTGCAGCAGGGACAACAACTTGTTTTCTGAATTTGGAGCTTCGTACTCTTCTGTGGCCCTATCCCGACAGCTTCTGATATTCAATTGTAACAGCCTGAATCCGGAGTCTCTCATATATAGCCACCGTAGCTATGAACTTGTGTTTAGGACAGTTAAAATGATCCCATACCAGCTTGCACCAAGTAGGTTCTGACTTGGCACAACCAGTTGGAAATAAAATCTAGCAATACTGATCATAGGAAAGCCCATCTTTACTTTCCACAAG
This sequence is a window from Spinacia oleracea cultivar Varoflay chromosome 1, BTI_SOV_V1, whole genome shotgun sequence. Protein-coding genes within it:
- the LOC110786692 gene encoding uncharacterized protein isoform X1; protein product: MPTLNLFTNVPVDAVIASDILKDATKAVAKTIGKPESYVMVLLNGGVPIAFAGTEEAAAYGELISIGGLSPSVNGKLSSIIAEILQTKLSIDSSRFYIKFYDAQRPFFGFNGSTF
- the LOC110786692 gene encoding uncharacterized protein isoform X2 — translated: MPTLNLFTNVPVDAVIASDILKDATKAVAKTIGKPESYVMVLLNGGVPIAFAGTEEAAAYGELISIGGLSPSVNGKLSSIIAEILQTKLSIDSSRFYIKFYDAQRPFVGFNGSTF